From Deinococcus aestuarii, the proteins below share one genomic window:
- a CDS encoding DUF2336 domain-containing protein produces the protein MTPESLSPLPGPRVGASQLEDLARHPDAAVRAAVAAHPNTPPEVVGQLAAEFPGEVLGNPALPLLRLAQPGLVQGWPRETVLTLVRHPAAPAWLRAYAQRHPRAEFQEALAVRPDLSHADLHALLGHAAWQVRARLAGRPDLPPDVLEALTVDPDYGVRVTVAARPDLPAAATGALRQDPSLDVRQVLARVGRVAPSQGQE, from the coding sequence ATGACACCTGAGTCCCTGTCCCCGCTACCCGGCCCGCGGGTCGGCGCCTCCCAACTGGAGGACCTGGCCCGGCACCCGGACGCGGCGGTGCGCGCGGCAGTGGCGGCCCACCCCAACACGCCGCCGGAGGTGGTGGGGCAGCTCGCCGCCGAATTCCCCGGTGAGGTGCTGGGCAATCCGGCCCTGCCGCTACTGCGCTTGGCCCAGCCGGGCCTCGTGCAGGGCTGGCCGCGCGAGACGGTGCTGACGCTGGTGCGCCACCCGGCGGCGCCGGCGTGGTTGCGAGCTTACGCTCAGCGGCATCCCCGGGCCGAGTTTCAGGAAGCGCTGGCGGTGCGCCCGGACCTTTCGCACGCCGACCTTCATGCCCTGCTTGGACACGCGGCGTGGCAGGTGCGGGCCCGGCTCGCGGGGCGCCCGGATCTCCCACCAGACGTGCTGGAGGCGCTGACCGTCGACCCCGACTATGGCGTGCGGGTGACCGTCGCGGCCCGCCCGGACCTGCCTGCTGCGGCCACGGGGGCATTACGGCAAGACCCCTCGCTGGATGTGCGGCAGGTGCTGGCGCGCGTGGGGCGTGTGGCGCCGAGCCAGGGACAGGAGTGA
- a CDS encoding DUF2239 family protein, producing the protein MTTLPTYTVFQGQRRLLTAPLHDVLTFLKGDFQRDPTLPLLIFDDQTGRTTDFDLRGTLEEVLDRHAPAPPRTGPGRPKLGVVSREVSLLPCHWDWLESHPNGASATLRRLVDEARRADPAAERRRLAAQSADRFLTVLGGDLPGAEEASRALYAGDGAGFRAVVEAWPEDLRLHALHLAAPALQEVADDT; encoded by the coding sequence ATGACCACGCTCCCCACCTACACCGTCTTCCAGGGTCAGCGTCGGCTCTTGACCGCTCCCCTCCACGACGTGCTGACGTTCCTCAAAGGCGACTTCCAGCGCGACCCCACCCTGCCCCTGCTGATCTTCGACGATCAGACGGGTCGCACCACGGACTTCGACCTGCGCGGCACGCTGGAGGAAGTGCTGGACCGCCACGCGCCAGCACCTCCCCGAACCGGCCCAGGCCGCCCGAAGCTGGGCGTCGTCTCGCGCGAGGTCTCGCTGCTGCCGTGCCACTGGGACTGGCTGGAAAGTCACCCGAACGGCGCCTCTGCGACCCTACGCCGATTGGTCGACGAGGCGCGCCGGGCCGATCCGGCCGCCGAGCGGCGACGGCTGGCGGCCCAGAGCGCCGACCGCTTCCTAACCGTGCTGGGCGGCGACCTGCCCGGTGCCGAGGAGGCCAGCCGCGCCCTGTACGCGGGTGATGGTGCGGGGTTCCGGGCTGTGGTGGAGGCATGGCCCGAGGATCTGCGCCTGCACGCCCTGCACCTCGCAGCGCCGGCCCTTCAGGAAGTAGCGGATGACACCTGA